The genomic interval atcatgttgactattggtcctcctaattgtcaatcattctggtgatgttacataAGGACAGTCACCAGACAGTCAACATGATGCactcagaaataaataaaacaaatggcttctcgataagccatttaaaaaatatattgttttaatatttatttatatgtatcattattctcctactcacctttccagtagaggcctctcccctctcactttctgtgctcctctgccctgactcctacagctcaataggggttgtggagtgattattattattatctactgatgatagtcatacgtgaatgagctcagctcctgtcctcctccatgtgtaaagtgagaaacacagctgatgctccagaaggaagtaaccccaaaaatagcaaatggcaaaaaagagtgcacatttaactttataaataaccaggatctgcatgatgcatttcaggctaactagctaactaagtagcagcattgttttagagcgggaatgcaactttttgtcaaacacagacctggtgcaaagtggagctaatacattttactacaagcagtgatgaatacttactttcttgaaaaagtttcttatgtccattttgcatccgttcacgttcttgttctgcaatctgcagtgctgtgtgctaatgtgcttcgtacacctgcaggaccgcaagcaaggtcgcagagaaaatgcggactggtttttgagtgatgtgggcattttctatatgaacaagtggaatggattggataccgacgcactaaaggggctctctacctcacactatgaagtgaggggaaactgagtgaataatgacaggttatatgattatttatttaaactcattttcgggccactttataattaatatgtcggcatgtatttgtaaaaatatatatatatatatatatatatatatatatatatatatatatatatatatactgtatatataaatataacaccaaattatttaggaaggcttaagaatattttaggggggcttgagtccccctaaaataggcctaacaacgccaatgctacTCACCTATGTGGATAAGTGTGTTCACTTTTGACAGCTAccacaaaataaaagtaaaaatttaataacaattatttatttgtCATAAGAAAGCATCTGTATCTTCCATGACGGTCGCTGCGTTTAGAAACAAGCATGCAGTCAATGTTTGGCTTCATCGTGTCTAATTTCACTTTCACTTTTTTTGATATTGTGCCAGCAGAAGCGTCTGCCTCACACGTTCAGCACTTTGGCCACAGCCAGTCAAGGGCATGAATGCTTTCTGCTGACTTTTTACTCAGGATGAAACTTCCTGATGCAACCCTGGCCGGGAATCCAAGCCATGCGAGGCAGAAGCGTGTCCCGTTACTCCACCAGGGACGCCTCACGCTTGGGAGACATCATGGAAGTGAAAGTTAAGAGGTGAAATAAAAAGAAAACTTGATGTCTTTCAATCATTATTTGTATTGATGCTTTCTTGAGAGGACTACAATACCATCACTGATTGGATGTCATTACTTTCAATCTCACCTTCAttcctctttctttcttttctttctaacTTGACACACCTTTTGTTTGTCAAGTCAGGTGATTTCCCAGAAAAGCATTTACCTGACGTGGCCACAAGGGGCGCTCTCTAGTGAGTCCAGTAGAAGACTTCTTCTGTTGCCACTTTTCTCTTCACAATAGCGTTTGGTCTTCCCTAGTAACAGTGACGCTACAGAATGCTGACTCCTCATTGGCTCAGGTGGAGCATTATTAAAAGAGCCACGACATTTCCTGCTTCATTTGTCCTGTTTGCGAGTCAAGCGAGTGTTCGTCACTTTTGTCTTTCTCTGCGGGATTAAAAGTGACAAACATCTTTTTGTTTCGTGCTGACATCATGAACTTCTTTTTATTCTTTCTTCTGGTCGTGCAAATGCACAGCGTGACGCCTGGTAAGTCCTTTTTATAACTTTATTAATGATTATTCATCAATCCTTCACTTATTTGACTTCTGAGAGTTTATATTTCTTATTCATTATATTCATTCTTATATTATTCAAGCCCTTTATTACTTCATCCTGGttctttttaaacatattttattgcttACCTTTTTCTTCGTCACTCAACAAAATGTTCAAAGTGTTCCAAGAAAGTTCCAGAAGCAGAGAAATCCGTTATTTGTTTTGGCTTCAGTTGTTCTTGTTGAAAGACTtatttttccaaggcttgtaagaaggAACACTGACTTCCTGAAGTCTTTAACCACGGAAGTGTCAGAAAGTAAACAAGTGTAGTAACATCAtcccgccacaaggtgtcagtaagagtccacATCAAATGGGCAGAACagcttttaaagattaaagattaaagtaccaatgattgtcacacacacactagatgtggtgaaatttgtcctcggcATTTGTCCcacccccttggggagcagtgggcagcagcggcgccgcgcccgggaatcattttggggatttaacccccaactccaaccctatgttgctgagtgccaagcagggaggttatgggtcccatttttatagcttGTGTTCATATTCAGCCTCCATTGGAGAAAAGAtatgtttattttcaaaatgtgtcAACAGATGtcctataataaaatatattattcatgtgttgTACTTGTCATAGAACACCATGTGAGTCTTGACTGTGATATCTAGCAGTGTTTCATGTTGACTTTAAGACCCCACTGAAGactgaatgagctcaaatattcacagtgcaagattgttgaacatgaaactaaataatcaaatgttgtttttctGCCTTTTGTCTTTCAGTGATTCACACGCTGCAGTATTTCCACACTGCATCCTCTCAAGTTCCAAACTTCCCAGAGTTTGTGGATGTTGGTTATGTTGATGGAGTTGAGATTAGTTACTATGACAGCAACATCAGGAAAGCAGAATCCAAACAGGACTGGATGAACAAAATTACAGCAGAGGATGCAAACTACTGGCAGAGACAAACAGAGATCTGTGTTGGTAATGAGATTAGGAGCAAACACAGCCTTGAAGTTCTTAAGAAGCGTTTCAACCAAACTGGAGGTTTGTTTATGTTGAACTTTCTACTActtaaatatatttgatgtactCTTTTTATACTGTAGTAAAACACACATTACTGCACTGGTATACCTTGTCTCTGTCCATCCCATAATAACCTACAcaaatactgtgtgtgtgtgtgtgtgtgtgtgtgtgtgtgtgtgtgtgtgtgtgtgtgtgtgtgtgtgtgtgtgtgtgtgtgtgtgtgtgtgtgtgtgtgtgtgtgtgtgtgtgtgtgtgtgtgtgtgtcactctgctttacaacactttgtgtgtcTCAGGTGTTCAAATTGTCCAGAGGATGACAGGATGTGAATGGAATGATGAGACTGATGAGGTTAAAGGTTGGTATCAGGAAGGTTATGATGGAGAAGATTTCATATCGTTGGACATAAAGACATGGACATTTACTGCAGCAAAACCACAAGCTTTCCCCTCCAAACTCAAGTGGGACCAGAACATACCTAGACTAGACTACGATAAGTATTATTTCACTGAGGAATGTCCTTCTTACTTGAAGAAGTATGTGAAGAATGGGAAGAAGGTCCTAATGAGAACAGGTAGAAGCACACCTTGTACTTTCAccttttaacatgttagcactccccctataggaacattactgacattacactctgtctctttatactCTTTTCTCTTCacctcaccttctctccatctttacctccattctctccttctctccatctttacctccatccactccttctctccatctttacctccatccacaccttctctccatctttacctctatccacaccttctctccatctttaactccatccactccttctctccatctttacctccatccactccttctctccatctttacctccatccacaccttctctccatctttacctccattcactccttctctccatctgtacctccatccacaccttctctccatctttacctccatccacaccttctccccatctttacctccatccacaccttctctccatcttacctccatccacaccttctctccgtctttacctccatccacaccttctctccatctttacttccatccacaccttctctccatcattacctccatccacaccttctccccACGTTGTCTTCTGTTCAcacgtgacatcacttcctgtgcagagcTTCCAGAGGTGTTCCTCCTCCAGAAGACGCCGTCCTCTCCGGTCACCTGCATGGCGACAGGTTTCTACCCCGACCTAGCCGACCTGTTTTGGAGGAAAGACGGCGAGCAGATGTTCGAGGACGTGGAGCACGGAGAGCTGCTCCCCAACCACGACGGAACCTTCCAGATGTCGGTGGAGCTGAAAGTGGAGGTGACGGCCGAGGTGGAGGGCAAGTACGAATGTGTGTTCCAGCTGTCTGGCGTCAAGGAGGACCTGGTCACCAAGCTGGAGAGACGAAGCATCCTGAGCAACGCAAGCCATGAAggtgagaaagacacatttaGTTGGAGATGTTTCCCATCACAAGTCCACCTGTCACCATTATTGATCCATGTCACCATGACAACGCTTGACGTCTGCATGCAAAGTAGTCATGAAGGTTTCCTCTTCATGCTTTGTCACTCCACTTGTGCTTTTTTGCTCTCCACAGACAACTGGAGCGTCGCCCTCGCTGCCACGGCGGCGGTCGTCACTGTGGCGGCCGTCCTGGCAGCCATCATCATCGTCATGGTCAGGCGTCACAGAAACAGACAAGGTGAGGGACACCAATGTCctctgtcttcttcttcttcttcttctttttcttcttcttcttcttcttcttcttcttcttcttcttcttcttcttcttgttcttcttctgagGAAAAAGTCAATTTCACCTTGTTTCCCTTTCATTTCAGCCCAGTACGATCCAGCTCGTAAGTAAAACATCTTTTCTTTGAGCCGCAAGAAACAAAGCCGTGGTGAAGCGTCACTCACATGGAGGTCTGATGTGGAAGTTTAGCCTGAAAATCCCAACTTGAGCTGTctccttcacaataaaagaccCTCCTGGGGCATATCTGACTTTTGACATGAGTCCTCATGATGAGGATCAGCCAAATGAGACCTCAAGTGTGCTGACTCATCAAGAAGGTATCCTAGTCAGGAAGTAGAAGAGCAGCACTCTGCTTCTTCATGTTTCCAAGTCACACCTCAAAGATCTGATGTGAATGACGAGgcaccttctggatgttcttcctTCACCGTTTGCGTTTGTCCCGCAGCTCGCCACGGCGGCGTGGAGCTCTCCGAGAAGGTAGCGGCTGAAGGCTGAGTAAGTCTGCACCTCCAAATGTTCTTGTGTGAAGATGATGTTCAACTTGCTTCTGTTGGGAATGTGCTGAGTCATCTTCTTCCTCCAGGATGCTTTGTGCACTGGAACACAGAGAGATGTCTCCATCATGGAGATGTGCTTTGTTCTTCATCCCACTGCTCCTCACGCTATTCTTCTTTGCCCGTTAAAATACTTAGAACATCAAACGTTGGTGGCTATAAAATCATTCATGTTTCATGGCCTTGACATCATGACGAGGATTTCTTCTTTCTTTGAATGGCCGCTGCTTATGATCAATATCACATTGTGTCACATCTCTGTCAATAAATCCCTTTGTTCTCCACTCGCCTCACTCTGCTTTCTTGGGGACCAGGAAGGCTCTCGCTCATAACAATGGTAGAAAtagctcatttttatttatcttgtattttttcattcaacacttaaatccctAGACCAATTTCAGGCTTATCTGTCCATATCAAAGTCTTTGTTTTCATGTCTTATGCCCTGTTTTGTTATGGCAAAACCactaaataataatttttactaaatgtaattgcaatcttaaataggtcaataattcataacatctttgattttaattcattattttttgagcaatgacaattaaaaaatgtcCCTCTGAAATtattgggatccaaaagggccccacccataaaaatatttaaaatgtatttatttttttactttcaacacttaagtctctggataaacttcagatccatccctcGTTTCCGTGACGACCTGTCACGTCAGGTGTCACATGGTCTGTTTGCGTTTGTGTTTATCTCctagtcagcgctcttattttggtcccacttcctgtttgtctccctgagcgcttttccctcctcacctgtcgctgattggcagactggccacacctggtcatggggtgagggtgatgggtcaaatgcagaggataatctcaccacactacTTGAACTTGgcttctatttatgcctgcctcgccctccagtcagggctcaagGATTGTTTTGTTAAAGGTTACTCTGGTTTGCTGTATGCTGCTTATGCttctgtgcacttccctgctgcacctcCTTGTGCTCCCTGTGGGAATGAAAAGACTCACCTGCACGTcgtcctcctgtctcctgcatcttggggtcacaactagaGCAGCCATGCGAGTACGTGACAGCTtcttcattttgtttttgttttagcccTTTTAGTCAAAAACCCTTTGTTTTTTAAGGCTAACACAAAATAGCCAATATTTTCCTGGAAAAATATTTAGAAGTCAAATTTTTTAAGTGAcgcaattggagccttgaatagtttaaataattgataataacattgagtttgattcattattattgttgagcaatgacagctttaaagaaaaaacaacctgcatggcagctttattagaatcaacaatgcaacttacaaatgagcaggaagtgacaaacattgtgcggaagtgtaaaagtaagtgctccactgactgccatgatatcaacatgatattggttgaaaaggttatcctgaatattgtaaaaccattaacttatatatgtaatttatcattccagactgcTGCTTTCCAAGTtaaatgaaaatcgctaaagtaactccgctcttcaaaagtgacagcaaacacgctttcaccaattacagaccaatctctcttttgcctcagttctcaaaaatcttagagaaactatttaactctcgacttgaatcttttcttgagaagcatcatataatcaatgacggtcagtatggctttaggtccaaaagaacaacttaaatggcaataactgaagctattgaggaaattactaatgcactggagcataaaagatatgcagttggtatttttattgacctaaagaaagcatttgataccattaatcattcaattctactagataaaatgggaagatatggaattagggggctgactggtgactggttaaaaagttatttaacagggagggtacagtttgttaaaatgggtaattttttatctgatactcttggcattgcttgtggtgtcccccaagggtccgtgttggggccaaaactgtttaatgtatatattaatgatatgtttaatacatccaaaatactgaaatgtatactttttgcagacgacacaaatttattctacagtagtgatgactataatgagctcataaatacagtaaacacagaactaaacatagtaaaaaaaatggatggacacaaatacattatctttgaatataaataaaactaagatagtaatgtttggaaatcgcaacataacgtctgaacagaaaataagtattgatggtacccaaattgaaatcgtaaatgagaatacatttttgggagtaataattgatagtaaactatcatggaaacctcatgtcagacacattaaaacaaaaatctccaaaagcctctcaattataaacaaagcaaaactatacctcaatgaaaatgcactccgtactctatactgcaccttggtactgccataccttacatactgtgttgaagtatgggggaatacttaccaccacacaattcatcctctgatcgtATTACAGAAAaaggatcattcacaacgttggttatttagaacatactcataatctgtttatgcaatcaaagttgctcaaatttgatgaccttgttaaatataatacattaataatcttatataaagcttttcacaaattattgccacctaatctacgtttttttataagacgagtgcaagctcataacttgagaggctttggatatttcttattgccgagagctcaaaccactcgtaaacgtttttgtgtgtctgtatgcggagtaaaactatggaacaaactggacttacaacacaagcaatgccaaactattaattgatttaaactgttatacaaacatggggtctggttcaaatatagagatgagggtctttaatttgacctgctgctgtactctgtctcaaagtgtaacatgtgctcaatgtttcctttccattattgctatgttgtctattaccattattgctatgatgtctattaccattgttggtatattcattattcctacattgttgatacaaatgattgttacagtgtaataattattgttacctgtggtaatgccactatgatacaacatctgtattataatccttgaacaaagtgagagtgaaactcatgtgaataatcactgaatggagaactgggggtgggattaaataagttatcttcttcccactccctttcaggcaaaactggacaataatgcactatattaatttatattattatgttttgtcaacttgtacgtctttgtcattgcctgaaataaataaatgaatgaaatgaaaatgaatgaAACTTTtctttgttacatttcacctgttttcacctattttattctactttttagttttttttataaagtatttGTAGAATGTGTGGTGGGCCGTTAAaagattagctgcgggccgcaactTCCGCCAAAGAATGTTTTCATTGGGTTATCTCACAATATGAAAGAGAAAATCTTGATATTGCTTTTACTTCTGCTATCAGGCAATGTGCAACCAAATCCAGGACCCAGCTTCAATAACATCAGTACTGCTGATGAATTTAGGCCTCCATTTAAATAATAGGAGTCTCCTGCCAAAATTAGACTTAGTCAAAATGTGTATTCCAGCAACAGACTTCCTTATCTTATCTTAAGGTGGCTAAGTAAAGCAGTCTCTGACAAGGACGTTGCTATTAATGCATATAATGTCTTCCCATGCCATCGTCCTGGAAAAGGTGCAGGAGTGGCCATATATATCAAAAAGACATTTCTTGTTATCTTATTGTCAATCACTAAACAATTTGATAtattgatatgtgtgtgtgtgtgtgtgtgtgtgtgtgtgtgtgtgtgtgtgtgtgtgtgtgtgtgtgtgtgtgtgtgtgtgtgtgtgtgtgtgtgtgtgtgtgtgtgtgtgtgtgtgtgtgtgtgtgtgtgtgtgtgtgtgtgtgtgtgtgtgtgtgtgtgtgtgtgtgtgtcacccaaacaattttgtggaatagccttcatttgtaagaacaagaatagactgtcgagtttcagatgaaagttctctttttgtagccattttgagcgtttaattgaccccacaaatgtgatgctccagaaactcaatcagctcaaaggaaggtcggttttgtagcttctgtaacgagctaaactgttttcagatgtgtgaacatgattgcacaagggttttctaatcatcaattagccttctgagccaatgagcaaacacattgtgccattagaacactggagtgatagttgctggaaatgggcctctatacacctatgtagatattgcaccaaaaaccagacatttgcagctagaatagtcatttaccacattagcaatgtatagagtgtatttctttaaagttaagactaatttaaagttatcttcattgaaaagtacagtgttttccttaaaaaataaggacatttcaatgtgaccccaaacttttgaacggtagtgtatgtgtgtaccaCTTCAGGAAAaacaacttggctctccaagtaccaccataatgaccgacattgAAATACAGTTGCGTAGTGGCCATAAGTATTCattgaatatttttggccacagtttgaacagtaacactgtttgcatATTTGTCATTCTTTGTCGTACCACAGTTAGAGAATCACTGGCTTAGGGAATTGTGTAATACTATCATGAGGTGATTACACATTAAAATGCACTAACATGTGGTCCTAAATAAAGAGTCTATTCTAGTACATGTGTATGATTGTGCTGCGTTTCTCTCTCTCTAGGGATTACCTGGTAGTCCAGGGGCCAAAGGTGGACCTGGAGTTAAAGTAAGCACTATTAAATCAAACTTTTTACATTATGCACTTCACTTTTAACCACTTTTTCTCTTGCTAGGGCGAGCCTGGTCCCAGAGGTCATGCCGGCATGTCCGGTGACCCTTGACCTTTGGTAAGTACCAAAACAAATCCAGTGCTTATTGATTTGACTGTTTTTCTACTGCACACCTAAAATGACTTGTTGCTATAGGGCGAGCCTGGGGTTCCTGGTATGGAAGGAGTTCCTGGTCCCAAGGTAAATATTTTAGTCAATAACACTGACTCCAGATACTCACCTCATACGTGTAACTGCAGGGAGACCGAGGTCAGCGCGGTCCAGTGGGTCCACAAGGAATAGTGGGAAAGACTGTGTTGAAAGTACAATACATATTCATTGTTCTCATATATGACAGGGAAGCAAAGGAGAGAGAGGACCGATGGGCGTTCCAGGTGCTCAAGGTCTGAGTGGAACCAAAGGAGACAAGGTATGTGGTGAAAgagtccaccagggggcagtgtttaCTCAGGAGTTAAATACAAGTCATACATTCATTCAGGATGAAATATTTCTGTCCTTGTAGTGCTTCAGTACTTACGATTTATTCTGAAGATAgtatatttcataaatatttatcAATAGTTATCATTCATTCTAAAGATAGTATAACATGTGTTTCTGTCCTTGTAGTACATCATTATGCTGTCTTTTAAAGTTGGTATATTTAAGTATTTCTGTCCTTGTACTGTAGTACATCAATACTCCTAAAGatagtatatacgtatgtatttacacttttttctaaagatagtatattatataagtaATTATGTCCTTGTACTGTAATACAATACGACTGCCTCACTGAAATCAAATCATGGCTGCACTCCAACTTCCTCAAACTCAACTGTGACAAATCTGACATGCTCATCATCGGCCCAAAATCCCTCACCAAAACTGCTCACAACTCCACTCTGTCCCCATCCACTCACATCCGCAACCTCGGAGTCATTCTGGACAATAACCTCTTTTCAACACCATGTCAACCACATCACAAGAACTGCTTTCTTCCGTCTCCGTCCATCCCTCTCCTTCTCTGCCGCTGAAAACCTGATCCATGCCTTCATCACCTCCGGGCTTGACTACTGTAACAGCATCCTTTACGGTTCATCTTGCAAAATTCTCAAACTCCAATACATTCAAAACTCTGCCGCCCGCCTGCtcccgtgagcacatcaccccagtcctccagaaactccactggctccctgttcctcaccggatccactttaaaatcctcctcctcacccacaaCCAGGCCCCCTGCTACCTCACCAACCTGCTTCACCTCCATACTCCTTCACGCAGCCTCCGCTCCCCACCACTCAGAACCAAGCTTCGGACCTGGGGTGACAGAGGTTTCTccatcgctgctcccaccctctggaacactcttcccaaacccatccgtgaccagagttgggttagttactggtaaccagtaactagttacagttactagttactttatttcaaaagtaactcagttacaccaaaaagtaatgcgttactgtgaaaagtaactatttacttacttctatttttctttttttttatagctaccattaatgcccttagccttcatttcagtactgttaatgcactggagaataatacactctgttgatcaacttgactttttgattgattgaaacttttattagtagattgcacagtacatattccgtacaattgaccactgaatggtaacaccccaataagttcaacttgtttaagtcggggtccactttaatcaattcatggcatgCATTTTTAtcttccttttaacataattaatgaaaaacagtgcaacataaaaaggcactaatcctttttttaaacttggaccaatgaccaataacaaaaaacaagttaaagtgcaacataagaaggcacatcatcttccttgaaacataggtagtgaaataaagcctgacatctggagtgatgctgctgtcttccacacttggaatcatggattgtagaatccttgttttcagtggcaggatcattgacacagatggtgaagtttcagtgctcggtagagatgtaacacttttgaggggtttaagcacctggaggacctcctctgccactctcacatcatcagacaggttgatgatgtctttgacatttgtcttcagggtgttgtgggtcaatgcagagtatatagctgcctgctgctccaacatatcataaattgattaacatggaccccgacttaaacaagttgaaaaacttattggggtgttaccatttagtggtcaattgtacggaatatgt from Entelurus aequoreus isolate RoL-2023_Sb linkage group LG14, RoL_Eaeq_v1.1, whole genome shotgun sequence carries:
- the LOC133664683 gene encoding class I histocompatibility antigen, Non-RT1.A alpha-1 chain-like isoform X2; this translates as MNFFLFFLLVVQMHSVTPVIHTLQYFHTASSQVPNFPEFVDVGYVDGVEISYYDSNIRKAESKQDWMNKITAEDANYWQRQTEICVGNEIRSKHSLEVLKKRFNQTGGVQIVQRMTGCEWNDETDEVKELPEVFLLQKTPSSPVTCMATGFYPDLADLFWRKDGEQMFEDVEHGELLPNHDGTFQMSVELKVEVTAEVEGKYECVFQLSGVKEDLVTKLERRSILSNASHEDNWSVALAATAAVVTVAAVLAAIIIVMVRRHRNRQAQYDPARK
- the LOC133664683 gene encoding class I histocompatibility antigen, F10 alpha chain-like isoform X1, with protein sequence MNFFLFFLLVVQMHSVTPVIHTLQYFHTASSQVPNFPEFVDVGYVDGVEISYYDSNIRKAESKQDWMNKITAEDANYWQRQTEICVGNEIRSKHSLEVLKKRFNQTGGVQIVQRMTGCEWNDETDEVKGWYQEGYDGEDFISLDIKTWTFTAAKPQAFPSKLKWDQNIPRLDYDKYYFTEECPSYLKKYVKNGKKVLMRTELPEVFLLQKTPSSPVTCMATGFYPDLADLFWRKDGEQMFEDVEHGELLPNHDGTFQMSVELKVEVTAEVEGKYECVFQLSGVKEDLVTKLERRSILSNASHEDNWSVALAATAAVVTVAAVLAAIIIVMVRRHRNRQAQYDPARK